In the Pleuronectes platessa chromosome 8, fPlePla1.1, whole genome shotgun sequence genome, one interval contains:
- the srp72 gene encoding signal recognition particle subunit SRP72: MASGGVSVASLWTEVNRCGQNGDYTRALKALTKILQDNREDVTALQCKIVCLTQNGSFKEALNVMNTHTKMLGSEVVFEKAYCEYRLNRVENALKTIENAPEQTDKLKELYGQVLYRLERYNDCKSVYTDLIRNSQDEYEEERKTNLAAVLAAMSQWEKAPLEDLGLPESTYELCYNTACALIGQGQLVEAFNKLQQAEELCRVSLADDSDVTEEDIESELAVIHSQMAYIIQLQGRTDEALQLYNQVIKLKPSDVGLLAVTANNIITINKDQNVFDSKKKVKLTNTEGVEYKLAKKQLQAIDFNKALLAMYTNQADQCRKLSSNLQSQNPGHPRPVLIQVAQLCREKQHSRAIELLQQFSDQHPESASGIKLTMAQLYLIQGHVTKACDVLRSIEEFKHKSGMISALVTMYSHEEDIDSAIDVFKQAIEHFQSEQPGSASHLALVREAANFKLKYGRKKEAISDLEQLWKQNTKDIHTLAQLISAYSLVDTDKAKSLSKHLPSAEAMSLNVDVDELENSHGATYVRKKAAKVPGENLPKEQGQAEIKKKRKKKKGKLPKNCDPKATPDLERWLPMKERSNYRGKKKGKKKEQIGKGTQGATAGASAELDASKTATSPPTSPRPGSASGSTSAAPASNVVPPRQQKPAAPGATRKKAPQKKKKSGKGGW, encoded by the exons ATGGCGAGCGGAGGAGTGTCCGTGGCTTCGCTGTGGACTGAAGTGAACCGCTGCGGGCAGAATGGAGACTACACCCGGGCCCTGAAGGCTCTGACTAAAA TTTTGCAGGATAACAGGGAAGATGTGACGGCTCTTCAGTGTAAAATCGTTTGCCTTACTCAGAACGGCAGCTTCAAAGAGGCTCTGAATGTAAtgaacactcacacaaagaTGCTCGGcag TGAGGTGGTGTTTGAGAAGGCGTACTGCGAGTACCGGCTGAACCGAGTGGAAAACGCCCTGAAGACCATTGAAAATGCTCCGGAGCAAACTGACAAGCTGAAGGAGCTCTATGGTCAAGTG TTGTACAGACTGGAGCGCTACAACGACTGCAAGTCCGTCTACACAGATCTGATCAGGAACTCCCAGGATGAGtacgaggaggagaggaagaccaACCTGGCTGCTGTTCTGGCTGCAATGAGTCAGTGGGAGAAGGCCCCTCTG gaAGATCTCGGTCTCCCAGAGTCGACCTATGAGCTGTGTTACAACACTGCctgcgctctgattggccaaGGACAGCTGGTGGAGGCTTTTAATAAGTTACAACAGGCAGAAG agcTTTGCAGAGTCTCGCTTGCGGATGATTCT GATGTAACTGAAGAGGACATTGAGTCGGAGTTGGCCGTCATTCATTCTCAGATGGCTTACATCATTCAGTTACAAGGTCGGACAGATGAGGCGCTGCAGCTCTACAACCAGGTCATCAAGCTCAA ACCGTCAGACGTGGGGCTGCTCGCTGTGACTGCCAACAACATCATCACGATAAACAAG GACCAAAACGTGTTCGACTcaaagaagaaggtgaaactCACCAACACTGAGGGTGTTGAGTACAAGTTGGCgaagaagcagctgcaggcTATCGACTTCAACAAAGCTCTGCTGGCCATGTACACAAATCAG GCCGACCAGTGCAGAAAGCTGTCCTCCAACCTTCAGTCTCAGAACCCAGGTCACCCTCGACCGGTCCTCATCCAGGTCGCTCAGCTGTGCAGAGAGAAGCAGCACAGCAGAGCCATCGAGCTGCTCCAG CAATTCTCTGATCAGCATCCAGAGAGTGCATCTGGCATCAAACTGACAATGgcacaactatatttaatacaag GTCATGTGACTAAAGCCTGCGATGTCCTGAGGTCCATTGAAGAGTTCAAGCACAAATCAGGGATG ATTTCAGCTCTAGTAACGATGTACTCCCATgaagaagacatcgacagcgctaTTGACGTCTTCAAACAAGCTATCGAGCATTTCCAGTCTGAACAG CCGGGATCTGCTTCACACTTGGCTCTCGTACGAGAAGCTGCCAACTTCAAACTGAAGTACGGCCGGAAGAAAGAAGCCATTAGTGATCTGGAGCAGCTGTGGAA gcAGAACACCAAGGACATCCATACGTTGGCACAACTCATCTCAGCGTATTCCCTGGTGGACACGGACAAAGCCAAATC CCTTAGCAAACACCTTCCCTCCGCCGAGGCCATGTCTCTCAACGTGGACGTGGACGAGCTGGAAAACTCACACGGGGCCACATATGTCAGGAAAAAAGCCGCTAAAGTCCCGGGAGAAAATCTTCCTAAAGAACAAGG CCAAGCTGAgatcaagaagaagaggaagaagaagaaag GCAAACTACCCAAGAACTGCGACCCTAAAGCAACCCCCGACCTTGAGAGGTGGCTGCCCATGAAGGAGCGCTCCAACTACAGAGGCAAGAAGAAGGGAAAGAAGAAGGAGCAGATCGGAAAAGGCACACAGGGAGCGACGGCAGGAGCTTCAGCCGAGCT GGACGCCAGTAAGACGGCCAccagcccccccacctcccccagaCCAGGGTCTGCGTCCGGCTCCACCTCAGCCGCCCCCGCCAGCAACGTGGTCCCACCGCGGCAGCAGAAGCCTGCCGCCCCGGGTGCCACTCGCAAGAAGGccccacagaagaagaagaagagcgggAAAGGAGGCTGGTAg
- the arl9 gene encoding ADP-ribosylation factor-like protein 9 — translation MVGWREAGALGASAAVAGGVAYLIWNYASFSGQKTPEDRAGGARGGGGGGQEGEDKKKEVDGSKRRRRKEEEEEMKITEQSVSAAAAPPPVAAAKHPDTPESRPRGTQVLVLGLDGAGKTSLLHCLSTGSLEQDMQPTQGFNAVSINREDLHIEFLEIGGKEDLRPYWQKYMSKALLLVFVVDSSQPQHFPVAKEHLHALLTSDPCLPLMVLANKQDLPGACSITDLHDALSLSEIGERKLFLIGTHARRGEAQLSSGVQDARDLIVQMVSESR, via the exons ATGGTCGGGTGGAGAGAAGCCGGAGCCCTCGGTGCCTCCGCGGCTGTGGCGGGGGGCGTCGCGTACCTGATCTGGAACTACGCGTCCTTCTCCGGGCAGAAGACGCCCGAAGACCGGGCcggaggagccagaggaggaggaggaggaggacaggagggagAAGACAAGAAGAAGGAGGTGGATGGatcgaagaggaggaggaggaaggaggaagaggaggagatgaagataaCCGAGCAgagtgtctctgctgcagctgctcctccgCCTGTTGCTGCGGCCAAACACCCAGACACACCCGAG TCCAGGCCGAGGGGGACCCAGGTTCTGGTTCTGGGTCTGGACGGAGCCGGTAAAACCAGTTTGCTGCACTGCCTGAGCACCGGCAGCCTGGAGCAGGACATGCAGCCGACTCAGGGCTTCAACGCCGTGTCCATCAACAGAGAGGACCTGCACATCGAGTTCCTGGAGA tcggCGGTAAAGAGGACCTGCGGCCGTACTGGCAGAAATACATGTCCAAGGCTCTGCTGCTGGTGTTCGTGGTCGACTCCTCCCAGCCACAGCACTTCCCAGTTGCTAAGGAGCATTTACACGcgctgctgacctctgacccctgccTGCCGTTAATGGTGCTGGCCAACAAACAG GATCTCCCGGGCGCCTGCAGCATCACCGACCTCCACGACGCTCTGTCGCTGTCCGAGATCGGCGAGCGGAAGCTGTTCCTCATCGGGACGCACGCGAGGAGGGGCGAGGCCCAGCTGAGCTCGGGGGTGCAGGACGCCCGGGACCTGATCGTGCAGATGGTCAGCGAGAGCAGATAA
- the leprotl1 gene encoding leptin receptor overlapping transcript-like 1 isoform X2 produces the protein MAGIKALISLSFGGAIGLMFLMLGCALPVYDKYWPLFLLFFYILSPIPYCISRRVIDDTDSASNACKELAIFLTTGIVISAFGLPVVFARAEVIAWGACALVLTGNMVIFGTILGFFLVFGSNDDFSWQQ, from the exons ATGGCCGGGATTAAAG CTCTCATCAGTCTGTCCTTCGGAGGGGCCATTGGTCTCATGTTCCTCATGCTTGGATGTGCCCTCCCTGTGTACGA TAAATACTggcctctgttcctcctcttcttctacaTCCTCTCTCCGATCCCTTACTGCATCTCGCGGAGGGTGATTGACGACACGGACTCGGCCAGTAACGCCTGCAAAGAGCTGGCCATCTTCCTCACGACGGGCATCGTCATCTCAGCCTTCGGCCTGCCCGTCGTCTTCGCCAGAGCTGAAGTT ATCGCCTGGGGGGCGTGTGCGCTTGTGCTAACGGGTAACATGGTCATCTTCGGCACCATCCTGGGCTTCTTCCTCGTCTTCGGATCCAACGACGACTTCAGCTGGCAGCAGTg A
- the LOC128445645 gene encoding snRNA-activating protein complex subunit 1-like — protein MPRVPPIYTEFFFHPLTEDVEELLARFQQADSVRYEVFSAIWRTMGLSDVYLGCAGVGEKKRFSRVTLATAVKYFLSPYSYQIRVGGLYLMYGFYHTQPAVPPGKIRLALQDWDQVQKFLKDTVEAGHHDVLYVYKKLVAIKAIHYTAMPHLLSFIKQRKPKKEPVCEEFLGRATAVQELVSSDFLEEMINVQAQYEKLKEGTVEVSSQVTMTQQDFASRLKDTMSEFLTWQQKMFSQNGKDKNSGDDEEEEEKPDEESSNRARLLCSIKNKSYSGVQEVTKGRRHRQTQVVDSSRSGAEHSQETGAGHKKRPPSLRARTRQNLRVEPEKNKLNAWLLTAPERPTGDR, from the coding sequence ATGCCTCGTGTTCCGCCCATCTACACAGAATTCTTCTTCCACCCTCTGACGGAGGACGTGGAGGAGCTGCTCGCCCGCTTCCAGCAGGCCGACTCGGTGAGGTACGAGGTGTTCTCAGCCATCTGGAGGACCATGGGCCTCTCTGATGTCTACCTGGGCTGCGCAGGTGTGGGTGAGAAGAAGAGGTTCAGCAGAGTGACACTAGCCACAGCCGTGAAGTACTTCCTGTCCCCGTACAGCTACCAAATCCGAGTGGGAGGCCTGTACCTGATGTACGGTTTCTACCACACGCAGCCCGCTGTCCCCCCTGGGAAGATCCGACTGGCCCTGCAGGACTGGGACCAGGTTCAGAAGTTCCTGAAGGATACTGTAGAAGCTGGACATCACGATGTGCTTTACGTCTACAAGAAGCTGGTGGCCATCAAAGCCATACACTACACCGCCAtgcctcatctcctctccttcatAAAGCAGAGGAAGCCAAAGAAGGAGCCGGTGTGTGAAGAGTTCCTGGGGAGGGCCACGGCCGTGCAAGAGCTCGTCTCCTCAGACTTCCTGGAGGAGATGATCAACGTCCAGGCCCAGTATGAGAAGCTGAAGGAGGGCACGGTGGAGGTCAGCAGCCAGGTCACCATGACGCAGCAAGACTTCGCCTCCCGCCTGAAGGACACCATGTCAGAGTTCCTCACATGGCAGCAGAAGATGTTCTCGCAAAACGGCAAAGACAAGAACTCTGGAgacgacgaggaggaggaggagaaaccagATGAGGAGTCCAGCAACAGGGCCAGGCTCCTGTGCTCCATCAAGAACAAGAGCTACAGCGGCGTCCAAGAGGTGACCAAGGGCCGGAGGCACCGCCAGACCCAGGTGGTGGACTCCTCCAGGTCCGGGGCGGAGCACAGTCAGGAGACTGGGGCCGGCCACAAAAAGAGGCCCCCGTCCCTGAGGGCCCGGACCAGGCAGAACCTCAGGGTGGAGCCGGAGAAGAACAAGCTCAACGCCTGGCTCCTCACTGCTCCGGAGAGGCCGACGGGCGACCGGTGA
- the leprotl1 gene encoding leptin receptor overlapping transcript-like 1 isoform X1, with protein MAGIKALISLSFGGAIGLMFLMLGCALPVYDKYWPLFLLFFYILSPIPYCISRRVIDDTDSASNACKELAIFLTTGIVISAFGLPVVFARAEVIAWGACALVLTGNMVIFGTILGFFLVFGSNDDFSWQQW; from the exons ATGGCCGGGATTAAAG CTCTCATCAGTCTGTCCTTCGGAGGGGCCATTGGTCTCATGTTCCTCATGCTTGGATGTGCCCTCCCTGTGTACGA TAAATACTggcctctgttcctcctcttcttctacaTCCTCTCTCCGATCCCTTACTGCATCTCGCGGAGGGTGATTGACGACACGGACTCGGCCAGTAACGCCTGCAAAGAGCTGGCCATCTTCCTCACGACGGGCATCGTCATCTCAGCCTTCGGCCTGCCCGTCGTCTTCGCCAGAGCTGAAGTT ATCGCCTGGGGGGCGTGTGCGCTTGTGCTAACGGGTAACATGGTCATCTTCGGCACCATCCTGGGCTTCTTCCTCGTCTTCGGATCCAACGACGACTTCAGCTGGCAGCAGTggtaa